In a genomic window of Paramicrobacterium chengjingii:
- a CDS encoding NAD(P)-dependent oxidoreductase has protein sequence MKCAVIGLGEVGSRYARALRDADHDVIGFDPAVSTSSDGLTIASTLGDAVDGTEMVLIMTGASAAPRIAADAAPRLSPGCIYADFTSASPKVMSEVGDIVSATGARFCDVAVLGPVSVHGPSVPVMLAGPGAEAVATVLLDFGGEVEVLEDAQPGEAMAHKLLRSIFMKGLASIICEAVDASEAAGLTKWTRQQIANQLAGDGQAVIDRFLVGSRTHAVRRAQEMRDTATYLNDLGVPNTMSAASAQYLGDLSQRVVRHE, from the coding sequence ATGAAGTGTGCCGTTATAGGTCTCGGCGAGGTTGGTTCGCGATACGCCAGGGCACTGCGCGATGCAGACCATGATGTCATCGGGTTCGATCCCGCTGTGTCGACATCCAGCGATGGGCTGACAATCGCCAGCACGTTAGGCGATGCAGTCGACGGCACCGAGATGGTTCTCATCATGACGGGAGCATCGGCTGCGCCGCGCATTGCGGCAGATGCGGCCCCGCGCTTGTCCCCCGGATGCATCTATGCGGACTTCACATCAGCGTCCCCGAAGGTCATGTCTGAGGTCGGCGACATCGTCAGTGCCACCGGCGCGCGATTCTGCGACGTAGCGGTGCTCGGGCCGGTCTCTGTTCATGGTCCCAGCGTTCCCGTCATGTTGGCCGGACCCGGCGCCGAAGCAGTGGCGACCGTCTTACTCGACTTCGGCGGCGAGGTCGAGGTGCTGGAGGACGCTCAGCCTGGGGAGGCCATGGCTCACAAGCTGCTGCGCAGCATCTTCATGAAGGGGTTGGCCTCCATCATCTGCGAAGCCGTGGATGCCTCGGAGGCAGCAGGTCTCACCAAATGGACGCGCCAGCAGATCGCAAACCAACTCGCTGGTGACGGCCAGGCGGTCATCGATCGCTTCCTCGTCGGAAGCAGAACTCATGCGGTGAGACGAGCTCAGGAAATGCGGGATACCGCCACCTATCTCAACGATCTCGGCGTTCCGAACACAATGAGCGCAGCATCCGCTCAGTATCTGGGTGACCTCAGCCAACGGGTGGTTCGACATGAGTGA
- a CDS encoding CaiB/BaiF CoA transferase family protein, with amino-acid sequence MSDDGGTPLPLAGVRILDMTNVLAGPFASYQLGLLGAEIIKIEAPGTGDLARQLGADADRNARQMGASFVAQNAGKRSITLNLKSDAGRDVFTKLVRGADALIENFRPGVLARLGFSDSVLHSIHPALIYCAVSGFGATGPLKDRPAYDQIIQGLSGMMYATGTAESGPLRAGYPIADTLGGMAAGLAVSAALFERQRSGRGATIDVSMLETAMTSMGWVVSNYLVANQDPIPLGNENFTASPSGTFHTGDGLLNISANRQIQFETLCRVIGADSLIADVRFSDRESRLLHREELHGLIEAALSAQSSAEWEETLSRVGVPAGRVLTVPDALAHEQVTSRNLVHDVPDCSSDDEHDATVSVLGNGIQMNGRTSSPSSGPPALGQHTDEILREIGFDSAQIQQLRAEGAI; translated from the coding sequence ATGAGTGACGACGGTGGCACCCCACTCCCCCTCGCGGGAGTGCGAATTCTGGATATGACCAACGTGCTGGCGGGCCCGTTCGCGAGCTATCAGCTGGGTCTGCTCGGTGCAGAGATCATCAAGATCGAGGCCCCCGGCACGGGTGATCTCGCGAGGCAACTCGGGGCGGATGCTGATCGGAACGCTCGCCAAATGGGTGCCTCATTCGTTGCCCAGAACGCAGGCAAGCGCTCCATCACGCTCAACCTCAAGTCAGACGCCGGCCGTGACGTGTTCACGAAATTGGTTCGCGGCGCTGACGCGCTCATAGAGAACTTCAGACCCGGCGTACTCGCACGATTGGGCTTTTCGGACAGCGTGCTTCACAGCATCCACCCCGCACTCATCTATTGCGCCGTCTCAGGATTCGGCGCGACGGGGCCGCTGAAAGACAGGCCCGCCTATGACCAGATCATCCAGGGGCTGAGCGGCATGATGTATGCAACGGGCACTGCGGAGTCGGGTCCGCTGCGAGCCGGATACCCCATCGCCGACACACTCGGCGGCATGGCAGCAGGACTCGCGGTCTCTGCAGCGCTCTTCGAACGGCAACGCTCGGGGCGCGGTGCCACGATCGACGTGTCGATGCTCGAGACCGCAATGACCTCCATGGGGTGGGTGGTGTCGAACTACCTCGTCGCAAACCAAGACCCCATTCCGCTGGGCAATGAGAATTTCACTGCGTCGCCCTCCGGAACGTTCCACACGGGGGACGGCCTTTTGAACATCTCTGCCAACAGGCAAATTCAGTTCGAGACGCTTTGTCGCGTGATCGGGGCCGATTCACTCATCGCGGATGTTCGCTTCAGCGATCGCGAATCCCGGCTTCTCCACCGCGAAGAACTCCACGGTCTCATCGAGGCTGCGCTCTCTGCGCAATCGTCAGCGGAGTGGGAGGAGACTCTGTCGCGAGTCGGCGTGCCGGCCGGAAGGGTGCTCACTGTGCCCGATGCCCTTGCTCACGAGCAGGTCACCTCTCGGAATCTTGTTCACGATGTGCCGGATTGCTCCAGCGATGACGAGCACGATGCCACGGTATCTGTGCTCGGCAACGGCATTCAGATGAACGGCAGAACGAGCAGCCCCTCGTCTGGACCACCCGCTTTGGGGCAGCACACCGACGAGATCTTGCGCGAGATCGGATTCGACAGTGCACAGATTCAGCAGTTGCGGGCGGAAGGAGCGATATGA
- a CDS encoding citryl-CoA lyase: MSEASETTVDDVRDWWSTGISEIAPNLINFRGYPIQDLIGHVSFVDTIWLLVRGDLPTPGQSKLLEAALVSSADHGPQAPSIAIARMSATCGIGLNNAMASGINALGDVHGGAGQACVALLWDMKQRMDAGTNIDDAASQVVQEHKTRRAYVPGFGHRFHTVDPRRDPLLNLLDDAVEAGEISGDYVACVRALEQALGRRSSHATRLPMNIDGATATVYAELGVPPELARGLFVLSRSVGVLAHAWEEKQSGRRIKGPIPPPLTAPYTGQAERTL, encoded by the coding sequence ATGAGCGAGGCGTCAGAAACGACAGTTGACGATGTTCGCGATTGGTGGTCGACGGGTATCAGTGAGATTGCGCCCAACCTGATCAACTTTCGCGGCTATCCGATTCAGGATCTCATCGGTCACGTCAGCTTCGTCGACACGATTTGGCTTCTCGTGCGAGGAGACCTGCCGACGCCGGGTCAGTCGAAACTTCTTGAAGCGGCGCTCGTCTCGAGTGCAGATCACGGGCCCCAAGCTCCTTCGATTGCCATCGCGCGCATGTCTGCGACGTGCGGCATCGGTCTGAATAACGCCATGGCGAGCGGGATCAACGCCCTCGGAGATGTTCACGGAGGGGCGGGGCAGGCGTGTGTCGCGCTGCTGTGGGACATGAAGCAGAGAATGGATGCCGGCACAAACATCGATGATGCCGCGTCCCAGGTTGTGCAGGAGCATAAGACCCGCCGAGCTTATGTTCCCGGTTTCGGTCATCGCTTTCACACCGTCGATCCGCGTCGAGATCCGCTGCTGAATCTTCTTGATGATGCTGTCGAGGCAGGCGAAATCTCGGGGGACTACGTTGCGTGTGTTCGCGCACTTGAGCAAGCATTGGGGCGTCGCAGTTCTCACGCAACCCGCCTGCCCATGAACATCGACGGTGCGACGGCCACCGTCTATGCAGAACTCGGGGTGCCGCCCGAGCTTGCGCGGGGGCTCTTTGTTCTGAGCCGCTCCGTCGGAGTGCTCGCCCATGCGTGGGAAGAGAAGCAGTCAGGGCGCCGAATCAAGGGACCGATTCCCCCACCACTCACAGCTCCCTATACCGGTCAGGCGGAGCGCACGTTGTAG
- a CDS encoding gamma-glutamyltransferase produces MSSEPIAVAAGVEVLRDGGNALDAALAVAATQLVTEPHMTSLTGGISLVYREAGSQKASYLSGNINAPLTELNDFGGADLTRARGVPVPGWWPAFEAAHKRFGTLSLKRLLEPAVDVARDGFAVSPYLFGEIYRARENLGRNAQSREVFFRDGSLVGPGEALVQKRVARTLERLSDEGMDYYLGDFAREFCAASDSDGGVITKEDFEAYRPEWADPIQGTYRGLEIVGSAPPDDGGMQLVEALNILENVDLAALGPASESPRTLSALIAAHNAVYYAPPREKRVRESKRVTDVLLSKAYARQRFDVLDTLACPAHETPPTPGTIHISVIDADNNVATLTHSHMASPWVNGLYAEGFQLSGGGSFFQRIMPQPGERATVYLAPSMVLRDGKPVIVSGSPSVSLVACVIQNLVNLIDFEMPIEQSVAEPRFGARPHDPALGWVPGTTLESGFSNTTLKEVRKWAGANRLWLREIGPWNSMTGNFDGITIDPDTGLMRSCGDPRRMGIAMSA; encoded by the coding sequence GTGAGCTCTGAGCCTATCGCCGTCGCGGCTGGAGTGGAGGTGCTACGCGATGGAGGCAACGCACTCGACGCCGCACTGGCAGTTGCCGCAACACAGCTGGTTACAGAACCGCACATGACGTCCCTGACAGGAGGCATCTCTCTCGTGTACCGGGAAGCCGGTTCGCAGAAGGCCTCCTACCTCTCAGGAAACATCAATGCTCCGCTTACAGAACTGAATGATTTCGGCGGAGCCGACCTCACTCGAGCTCGCGGAGTTCCTGTCCCTGGATGGTGGCCAGCGTTCGAGGCCGCCCACAAGCGGTTCGGGACGTTGTCACTCAAGCGGCTACTCGAACCTGCAGTCGACGTTGCGCGTGACGGGTTCGCTGTTTCCCCTTACCTTTTCGGTGAGATATATCGGGCGCGAGAGAACTTGGGTCGCAATGCGCAGTCTAGGGAGGTCTTCTTCCGTGATGGCTCGCTCGTTGGCCCAGGCGAGGCGCTCGTTCAAAAACGCGTGGCACGGACGCTCGAGCGGCTAAGCGACGAGGGCATGGACTACTACCTCGGTGACTTTGCGCGAGAGTTTTGCGCCGCCAGCGATTCTGACGGCGGGGTTATCACGAAGGAAGATTTCGAAGCTTATCGCCCTGAATGGGCTGACCCAATTCAAGGTACATACCGCGGCCTTGAAATTGTGGGGTCTGCGCCTCCCGATGATGGTGGGATGCAGCTCGTTGAAGCGCTCAATATTCTGGAGAATGTCGACTTGGCTGCGCTGGGGCCCGCAAGCGAGTCACCGCGCACACTTTCTGCGCTTATTGCTGCACATAATGCTGTCTATTACGCACCTCCGCGAGAGAAGCGAGTTCGTGAGAGCAAGCGAGTGACAGATGTGCTCCTGTCTAAGGCATACGCCCGTCAACGCTTTGACGTATTGGACACTCTCGCGTGCCCGGCGCACGAGACTCCGCCGACTCCGGGAACGATACATATTTCCGTAATCGATGCCGATAATAACGTGGCCACACTCACTCACTCGCATATGGCCTCGCCGTGGGTCAACGGGCTATACGCGGAGGGTTTCCAGCTCAGTGGCGGTGGGTCATTCTTCCAGCGCATCATGCCTCAGCCAGGCGAACGGGCCACCGTCTATCTCGCGCCAAGCATGGTACTTCGAGATGGCAAGCCAGTGATCGTATCCGGATCTCCCTCAGTCTCGCTCGTGGCATGTGTGATTCAAAACCTTGTGAATCTGATTGACTTTGAAATGCCAATCGAGCAAAGCGTAGCCGAACCGCGGTTCGGCGCTCGTCCTCACGACCCTGCCCTGGGCTGGGTACCAGGCACCACCCTTGAGTCCGGTTTCTCAAACACTACTCTCAAGGAAGTACGCAAATGGGCCGGTGCGAATCGGCTTTGGCTACGGGAAATCGGGCCCTGGAACTCCATGACTGGCAACTTTGACGGCATCACGATCGATCCAGATACGGGGTTGATGCGATCTTGTGGTGATCCTCGCCGGATGGGAATAGCTATGTCAGCGTAA
- a CDS encoding dipeptide ABC transporter ATP-binding protein, with product MNDQMRAASPEAVSSSTKDDVLLRVEDLRISMSGTGVVHQASFDVHKGEVVAIVGESGAGKSMTAMAIPQLLPPGGECSGSIRFDGNELLETSDRAMRRIRGAEVACVYQEPMTALNPLHTIGDFLEEAIGAHVTPETRSRARTPQELLEAVGLGSHNGILERYPHQLSGGQRQRVMAAGAVAWKPKLLIADEPTTALDVTTQRQMLTMFRQLVEQENMAMIFVTHDMGVVADIADSIVVMRHGEVVETGDVFSVFADPQHEYTRMLLGAAQTLHGASDTALTVTDSSGPPEKRVGVAVLEANAPATEPALVTSELTIQYQQKRTRRRRTAPETRAAVNRIALEVSRGETLGIVGESGSGKSTIARSILGLTPITSGIVTLGGIEMTGQSRRDRRQTLARVGAVFQDPTSSLDPSLPLWRIVTEPLWRGGTLRDRRKLRAQAAELLSDVDLDPTWIERRRHQLSGGQRQRVAIARAIAHRPDVLIADEPTSALDVTVQVKVLDLLARLQKEHNFACVFISHDLYVVSTVSDRILVMKDGEAVETGRTVDVLGSPSSEYTRALIGAIPLPDPVKQRARRNLAQSSETSRNSQ from the coding sequence ATGAATGATCAAATGAGGGCCGCCTCTCCCGAAGCCGTCAGCTCATCGACGAAGGATGACGTGCTTCTGAGAGTCGAAGATCTTCGCATTTCTATGTCCGGCACCGGCGTGGTGCATCAAGCTAGCTTCGACGTGCACAAAGGCGAAGTGGTCGCGATCGTCGGCGAGTCTGGTGCAGGAAAATCAATGACCGCCATGGCGATTCCACAGCTTCTGCCACCCGGGGGAGAATGCAGTGGGTCGATCCGCTTTGATGGTAATGAACTGCTGGAGACATCTGACCGCGCGATGCGGCGAATCCGCGGTGCCGAGGTTGCGTGCGTCTACCAGGAACCCATGACAGCACTAAACCCGCTGCACACGATTGGTGACTTCCTCGAGGAAGCAATCGGTGCACATGTGACGCCCGAGACCAGGAGCAGGGCACGCACTCCCCAAGAGCTTCTCGAAGCCGTCGGATTGGGGTCACACAACGGAATATTGGAGCGTTATCCGCACCAATTGTCGGGTGGACAACGGCAGAGGGTAATGGCAGCAGGTGCAGTGGCGTGGAAGCCGAAACTTCTTATCGCCGATGAGCCGACGACCGCGCTCGATGTGACCACTCAGCGTCAGATGCTCACTATGTTCCGTCAGCTCGTGGAGCAAGAAAACATGGCGATGATATTTGTGACCCATGACATGGGCGTCGTCGCGGACATTGCCGACTCGATCGTCGTGATGCGGCACGGGGAAGTCGTTGAGACAGGGGATGTCTTTTCAGTTTTCGCAGATCCTCAACATGAATACACGCGGATGCTTCTCGGAGCGGCCCAGACGCTCCACGGTGCCAGTGATACTGCCCTCACGGTCACCGATTCGAGCGGTCCGCCCGAGAAGAGGGTGGGTGTAGCTGTACTGGAAGCTAACGCGCCCGCGACTGAACCGGCTCTCGTTACCAGCGAACTCACGATCCAGTACCAGCAGAAGCGCACGAGAAGAAGGCGAACAGCTCCAGAGACTAGGGCGGCAGTAAACCGAATCGCTCTCGAGGTCTCTCGCGGTGAAACATTAGGCATCGTGGGCGAGTCAGGATCGGGCAAATCGACGATTGCCCGATCGATCCTCGGTCTGACCCCCATCACGTCGGGTATCGTCACGCTCGGTGGCATCGAGATGACTGGGCAATCACGTCGCGATCGTCGCCAAACTCTTGCACGTGTCGGCGCTGTGTTCCAGGATCCGACATCGTCCCTGGATCCGAGCCTCCCGTTATGGAGAATCGTCACTGAACCGCTGTGGCGCGGCGGGACGTTGCGGGATAGACGGAAGCTACGCGCACAGGCCGCTGAACTTCTTAGTGATGTCGACTTGGATCCGACGTGGATTGAGCGACGTCGTCACCAGCTTTCAGGAGGACAGCGGCAGCGCGTGGCTATCGCCCGTGCCATCGCGCACCGTCCCGACGTGCTCATAGCAGATGAGCCAACATCTGCACTCGATGTCACGGTGCAAGTGAAAGTCCTGGATCTCCTGGCCCGTCTGCAAAAGGAGCACAACTTCGCGTGCGTATTCATCAGCCATGACCTGTACGTGGTCTCAACCGTCTCAGATCGAATTCTCGTGATGAAGGACGGCGAGGCAGTTGAAACAGGAAGGACGGTGGATGTTCTCGGCTCGCCGTCTTCCGAGTACACGAGGGCGCTTATCGGCGCTATTCCTCTACCGGATCCAGTGAAGCAGCGCGCGCGTCGCAACCTCGCGCAATCGTCTGAGACGTCTCGCAACTCGCAGTGA
- a CDS encoding ABC transporter permease: protein MRNLARTLWNKSSPGLFITTCITFLVICFIFIYPLTTDTNPLEQDVQNAFAPVLNPGHLLGTDNLGRDAFARLVFGLRTELIVCAAGTLLAVIIGTLIGILAAYFRGIADLLLMRFVEIILAIPTLVFAMLIVSLYGASNVTVVAISAIVFFPAFARLVYGEILSLRSALYVEAAELFGGTRWQVIKGPLLRGVGPLVLAQAFVTLAFAVGLESGLSFLGLGITPPEPSLGLMIATGQQYFMQSPWQLLIPSIVLVFLLVVFGYVADWVRDLLDPRGEVRSRRRTRRELTQKVDV, encoded by the coding sequence ATGCGTAATCTCGCCCGAACTTTGTGGAACAAGTCGAGCCCGGGGCTTTTCATCACCACGTGCATTACGTTCCTTGTCATCTGCTTCATCTTCATCTACCCACTCACCACAGATACGAATCCGCTTGAACAGGATGTTCAGAACGCATTCGCGCCCGTCTTAAACCCGGGACATCTACTGGGGACAGACAATCTTGGTCGCGACGCATTTGCTCGTCTCGTCTTTGGGCTTCGAACCGAACTCATCGTCTGCGCCGCCGGCACACTTCTGGCCGTAATCATCGGTACCCTCATCGGCATCCTCGCCGCTTATTTTCGAGGTATAGCCGATCTGCTCCTCATGCGCTTTGTTGAAATCATCCTCGCGATCCCGACGCTCGTTTTTGCGATGCTCATCGTGTCTCTATACGGCGCTAGCAATGTGACCGTTGTCGCGATTTCCGCCATCGTGTTCTTTCCTGCTTTTGCGCGTCTCGTGTACGGAGAGATTCTGTCGCTTAGAAGCGCGCTTTACGTGGAGGCAGCCGAGTTGTTTGGAGGGACGCGCTGGCAGGTCATCAAAGGACCATTACTACGAGGAGTCGGCCCGCTAGTGCTCGCTCAAGCGTTCGTCACACTTGCCTTTGCCGTTGGGCTTGAGTCAGGTTTGAGCTTCCTGGGCCTCGGTATTACTCCGCCTGAGCCGTCGCTTGGCCTCATGATCGCGACCGGCCAACAATATTTCATGCAGAGCCCGTGGCAGCTGTTGATTCCGAGCATTGTCCTCGTGTTTCTCCTCGTAGTTTTCGGCTATGTAGCGGACTGGGTGAGGGACCTTCTTGACCCTCGCGGCGAGGTCCGCTCCCGTCGACGCACTCGCCGAGAGCTCACGCAGAAGGTGGATGTCTGA
- a CDS encoding ABC transporter permease — MIRQILTRVGLGVVTIWGVVTTVFVALHLVPGGPAAIILQGGAGGGGVNPAAVAALEEELGLDRPLVEQYVVYLVDLVKGDLGNSIRYSAPVSEVMAAPFGNTIVLVIISLVIGSVVGIAFGTIAGNWPGSVFDRVLSGLLSVAVSTPGFVIAIFLSLFLGITLRWFPPLGFTPLEDGIGAFLWHAFLPGLALSFGFLAMLGRVTRTSVLAVRREDWVRTARGMGLSRPRAFRRHIFRNAMNPVVTVSGLQLGMMLGATVLVEQVFNWPGVGLTLLNAINGRDYPLVQGIVIVFAVVFIVSNFVVDLLYRFLDPRVKG, encoded by the coding sequence ATGATACGACAAATTCTCACGCGTGTCGGCCTCGGTGTCGTCACTATATGGGGCGTTGTTACGACAGTCTTCGTAGCGCTTCACTTGGTGCCTGGAGGGCCCGCGGCCATCATCCTTCAAGGCGGTGCCGGCGGCGGGGGCGTAAATCCCGCCGCTGTCGCCGCGTTGGAAGAGGAACTCGGGCTAGACCGTCCGCTTGTCGAGCAATATGTCGTCTATTTGGTGGACCTTGTGAAAGGGGACTTGGGTAACTCGATCAGATACTCCGCCCCCGTCAGCGAAGTGATGGCTGCCCCCTTCGGCAACACGATCGTTCTGGTGATCATTTCCCTTGTGATTGGAAGCGTCGTCGGCATTGCTTTTGGCACGATCGCCGGGAACTGGCCGGGCAGCGTCTTCGATCGTGTGCTGTCTGGGCTTCTTTCCGTTGCGGTATCGACGCCTGGATTCGTTATCGCGATATTCCTGTCGCTGTTCTTGGGCATTACCCTTCGATGGTTTCCCCCCTTGGGATTTACGCCGCTCGAGGACGGCATCGGAGCATTCCTGTGGCACGCGTTTCTCCCCGGTCTCGCACTGTCATTTGGATTTTTGGCAATGCTTGGTCGGGTGACACGAACATCAGTCCTCGCAGTGAGGCGGGAAGACTGGGTTCGGACCGCTCGTGGCATGGGACTATCGCGACCGAGAGCGTTCCGTCGGCACATCTTTAGAAACGCAATGAACCCTGTCGTCACGGTATCCGGTCTGCAGCTCGGAATGATGCTGGGGGCAACGGTCTTAGTCGAGCAGGTGTTCAACTGGCCCGGTGTGGGGCTGACGCTCCTCAACGCGATTAACGGGCGCGATTATCCACTCGTGCAAGGGATTGTGATCGTTTTTGCGGTCGTCTTTATCGTGTCGAACTTTGTGGTCGACCTTCTATACCGGTTCCTAGACCCTCGAGTGAAGGGGTAG
- a CDS encoding ABC transporter substrate-binding protein has protein sequence MVKTTRRDPSAARSTRSLGGKVAVLATATALAISLASCATDTSSSGAASDQTLSYGLSAEPTDIKTGVDQGSAAKEVVALVRRGLLQYDSDGQPAPALASEFEVSEDGLNYTFTLRPELKFSNGDSLTSADVKRTFEYFAEPENGATYQSQFAGVTKIDTPDDSTVIVTLDTPQTAFPQVLADPLSAIVPEDPLDSEGSPVGAGPFMITEYSKGVSFTLEPNPDFYNADKVELDSIEMTFMPDAQTRVKALTSGQVQFIDYVPASDYQSLEQTDGVTLDHVPGLYGALLLNLTEGPLAEPKVRQAIAYAVDRESLNEVGTLGYGVPGGGLPIPEDNDYFDEKQAKHFSHDPKKAKDLLAEAGYGDGFSLDLVTTSQYFGYTERAQVVKSDLAEVGIDVKLVTGDYANLISKGDSGDYDLLLSGPPAAMSDPTALTGAFIGGPSFVRSYGINEDLYASLLTEGAQTPNGEEREKIYHELGEIFLKNVPFVTTGQGTTAFAYSDSLEGFTTIGGALVYSSLYSFETVRLTD, from the coding sequence ATGGTGAAGACCACTCGTCGTGACCCGAGCGCAGCGCGTTCGACTCGCTCATTAGGTGGGAAGGTTGCAGTGCTGGCCACTGCGACTGCGCTCGCAATCTCACTGGCCAGCTGCGCAACAGACACATCATCAAGCGGCGCAGCCTCGGATCAAACACTCAGCTACGGCCTGTCTGCTGAACCGACTGACATCAAGACTGGCGTGGACCAGGGGTCCGCGGCAAAGGAGGTCGTCGCACTTGTTCGTCGAGGCCTTCTTCAGTACGACTCGGATGGGCAGCCTGCTCCTGCGCTGGCCTCAGAATTCGAGGTCTCAGAGGACGGGCTCAATTACACGTTTACGCTTCGGCCTGAACTCAAGTTCTCGAATGGTGACAGCTTGACTTCCGCAGATGTCAAGAGAACATTCGAGTACTTCGCTGAGCCAGAAAACGGTGCCACTTACCAGAGCCAGTTCGCAGGCGTCACAAAGATTGACACACCAGACGACTCAACCGTGATCGTAACTCTTGACACGCCGCAGACGGCATTTCCGCAGGTGCTGGCCGATCCTTTGTCGGCCATCGTTCCGGAAGACCCGCTCGATAGTGAAGGCAGCCCAGTCGGAGCCGGCCCGTTCATGATCACCGAGTACAGCAAGGGCGTATCTTTCACGCTCGAACCCAACCCTGATTTCTACAACGCCGACAAGGTCGAACTCGACTCGATCGAGATGACGTTCATGCCGGATGCCCAGACGCGAGTCAAAGCGCTCACGAGTGGGCAGGTGCAGTTCATCGATTACGTTCCTGCGTCTGATTACCAGAGCCTCGAACAAACTGATGGAGTCACGCTTGATCATGTTCCCGGGCTCTATGGGGCTTTGCTGCTCAACCTCACGGAGGGGCCACTCGCAGAGCCCAAAGTGCGGCAGGCGATTGCCTATGCGGTCGACCGCGAGTCGTTGAACGAGGTAGGTACTCTGGGCTACGGCGTTCCTGGCGGAGGTCTACCGATTCCGGAAGACAACGACTACTTCGATGAGAAACAAGCCAAGCACTTCTCCCATGACCCGAAAAAGGCCAAAGACTTGCTGGCGGAAGCGGGTTATGGCGACGGGTTCAGCCTGGATCTCGTCACCACTTCACAGTACTTCGGTTACACGGAGCGAGCGCAGGTCGTGAAGAGCGACCTTGCCGAGGTGGGAATCGACGTGAAACTTGTGACCGGTGACTATGCGAACCTCATCTCAAAGGGAGACTCGGGAGACTACGACCTACTCTTGAGTGGACCTCCCGCAGCTATGAGCGACCCCACCGCGCTGACCGGTGCGTTCATCGGCGGACCGAGCTTTGTTCGTTCTTACGGAATTAATGAAGATCTCTATGCGAGTTTGCTGACGGAAGGGGCGCAGACCCCTAATGGCGAGGAACGCGAAAAGATCTACCACGAGCTTGGCGAGATTTTCCTTAAGAATGTACCGTTTGTTACCACTGGACAAGGAACAACGGCATTTGCCTACTCCGATTCTCTCGAGGGTTTCACAACGATTGGCGGGGCGCTCGTCTACTCGTCGTTGTACAGCTTCGAGACCGTTCGACTGACCGACTGA
- a CDS encoding LacI family DNA-binding transcriptional regulator: MTRESVTIMDVAREAGVSKSAAARVLARNGSASATTHERVMKAAAFLGYRPNQLARSMKSGATNTIGIVVPDVIIPFFSAILRGVADNARAAGFEVLVSNTDNDPDIEERSLELFAEKRVDGIAIAPVFQQDPRAILRLADEGMPVVLLDRRMTGLEHLPLVSVDHVDAAEKAVAALADLGHERIALLAESAPALARLQELAESSSSHPHLSLLRPSAQRIIGYLRAIKRHGIELDEDLIIHSGYTTTSAQEAVERFLASGIEATALHATNAVLTSGAYRGIRSRGLSVPEDMSFIGFDDQEWTTMVQPEVTVVEQPSQQLGATAATVLTNLVRGAAADPLEHLLEAELLMRDSTASRVRPSIRLA, from the coding sequence ATGACACGCGAGTCAGTGACAATCATGGATGTTGCAAGGGAAGCGGGTGTGTCTAAGTCCGCAGCTGCGCGCGTTCTCGCCCGCAATGGGTCGGCCAGTGCCACAACCCATGAGCGAGTCATGAAGGCTGCGGCTTTCCTAGGCTACCGACCCAATCAGCTTGCACGGTCGATGAAATCGGGGGCCACGAACACCATAGGCATCGTCGTTCCGGACGTGATCATCCCATTCTTCTCAGCCATTTTGAGGGGCGTTGCGGACAACGCACGTGCGGCTGGTTTTGAGGTACTCGTGAGCAACACCGACAATGATCCCGATATTGAGGAACGCTCGCTCGAGTTGTTCGCGGAGAAACGTGTTGATGGAATCGCGATCGCCCCGGTCTTCCAACAAGATCCGAGAGCGATCCTCCGACTCGCTGACGAAGGCATGCCCGTTGTGTTGCTCGACCGCCGAATGACCGGGCTTGAGCATTTGCCTTTGGTATCTGTCGATCATGTCGACGCGGCCGAAAAGGCGGTTGCGGCGTTGGCTGATCTCGGACACGAACGCATCGCGCTCCTCGCCGAATCGGCTCCGGCGCTCGCCAGACTTCAAGAGCTCGCTGAGAGCTCCTCAAGCCATCCCCACCTGTCGCTATTACGTCCGTCTGCACAGCGAATCATCGGGTATCTTCGCGCCATTAAACGACATGGCATTGAACTTGACGAAGACCTCATCATCCATTCGGGGTACACGACGACTAGTGCGCAGGAGGCGGTGGAACGATTCCTCGCATCTGGCATCGAAGCCACTGCCCTTCACGCCACCAACGCAGTGCTGACTTCGGGCGCCTATCGTGGGATTCGATCTCGAGGACTATCAGTGCCAGAGGACATGTCGTTTATCGGCTTCGATGATCAAGAGTGGACAACAATGGTTCAACCCGAGGTCACCGTCGTTGAGCAGCCCAGTCAACAGCTCGGAGCGACGGCGGCGACTGTTCTCACTAACCTTGTGCGCGGAGCTGCAGCCGATCCGCTTGAGCATCTCCTAGAGGCAGAGCTGCTCATGAGAGATTCGACTGCGAGCCGTGTTCGCCCGTCCATCAGGCTCGCGTGA